The following coding sequences lie in one Arabidopsis thaliana chromosome 3, partial sequence genomic window:
- the CA1 gene encoding carbonic anhydrase 1 (carbonic anhydrase 1 (CA1); FUNCTIONS IN: carbonate dehydratase activity, zinc ion binding; INVOLVED IN: in 6 processes; LOCATED IN: in 7 components; EXPRESSED IN: 22 plant structures; EXPRESSED DURING: 14 growth stages; CONTAINS InterPro DOMAIN/s: Carbonic anhydrase, prokaryotic-like, conserved site (InterPro:IPR015892), Carbonic anhydrase (InterPro:IPR001765); BEST Arabidopsis thaliana protein match is: carbonic anhydrase 2 (TAIR:AT5G14740.1); Has 5138 Blast hits to 5121 proteins in 1526 species: Archae - 36; Bacteria - 3970; Metazoa - 59; Fungi - 207; Plants - 363; Viruses - 0; Other Eukaryotes - 503 (source: NCBI BLink).): MSTAPLSGFFLTSLSPSQSSLQKLSLRTSSTVACLPPASSSSSSSSSSSSRSVPTLIRNEPVFAAPAPIIAPYWSEEMGTEAYDEAIEALKKLLIEKEELKTVAAAKVEQITAALQTGTSSDKKAFDPVETIKQGFIKFKKEKYETNPALYGELAKGQSPKYMVFACSDSRVCPSHVLDFQPGDAFVVRNIANMVPPFDKVKYGGVGAAIEYAVLHLKVENIVVIGHSACGGIKGLMSFPLDGNNSTDFIEDWVKICLPAKSKVISELGDSAFEDQCGRCEREAVNVSLANLLTYPFVREGLVKGTLALKGGYYDFVKGAFELWGLEFGLSETSSV, from the exons ATGTCGACCGCTCCTCTCTCCGGCTTCTTTCTCACTTCactttctccttctcaatcTTCTCTCCAGAAACTCTCTCTTCGTACTTCTTCCACCGTCGCTTGCCTCCCACccgcctcttcttcttcctcatcttcctcctcctcgtcTTCCCGTTCCGTTCCAACGCTTATCCGTAACGAGCCAGTTTTTGCCGCTCCTGCTCCTATCATTGCCCCTTATTGG AGTGAAGAGATGGGAACCGAAGCATACGACGAGGCTATTGAAGCTCTCAAGAAGCTTCTCAT CGAGAAGGAAGAGCTAAAGACGGTTGCAGCGGCAAAGGTGGAGCAGATCACAGCGGCTCTTCAGACAGGTACTTCATCCGACAAGAAAGCTTTCGACCCCGTCGAAACCATTAAGCAGGGCTTCATCAAATTCAAGAAGGAGAAATACga AACCAACCCTGCTTTGTACGGTGAGCTCGCAAAGGGTCAAAGTCCTAag TACATGGTGTTTGCTTGTTCAGACTCACGTGTGTGTCCATCACACGTTCTGGACTTTCAGCCAGGAGATGCCTTCGTGGTCCGTAACATAGCCAACATGGTTCCTCCTTTCGACAAG GTCAAATACGGTGGCGTTGGAGCAGCCATTGAATACGCGGTCTTACACCTTAag GTGGAGAACATTGTGGTGATAGGACACAGTGCATGTGGTGGGATCAAAGGGCTTATGTCTTTCCCCTTAGATGGAAACAACTCCAC TGACTTCATAGAGGACTGGGTCAAAATCTGTTTACCAGCCAAGTCAAAGGTTATATCAGAACTTGGAGATTCAGCCTTTGAAGATCAATGTGGCCGATGTGAAAGG GAGGCGGTGAATGTTTCACTAGCAAACCTATTGACATATCCATTTGTGAGAGAAGGACTTGTGAAGGGAACACTTGCTTTGAAGGGAGGCTACTATGACTTCGTCAAGGGTGCTTTTGAGCTTTGGGGACTTGAATTTGGCCTCTCCGAAACTAGCTCTGTATGA
- a CDS encoding uncharacterized protein (unknown protein; BEST Arabidopsis thaliana protein match is: unknown protein (TAIR:AT5G14690.1); Has 67 Blast hits to 67 proteins in 14 species: Archae - 0; Bacteria - 0; Metazoa - 0; Fungi - 0; Plants - 67; Viruses - 0; Other Eukaryotes - 0 (source: NCBI BLink).): MEEENQKSHRVSRKDQSGSHWSQGADEEPRARCSGKRCRSWAAAAIADCVALCCCPCAVVNIFTLAFVKVPWMIGRKCIGRGGPSKKRMKKINREDRFHHHHHHRRSAEMVSGGCCGGGDGDGEFDDHRFVVERDGSLTKEEAKTASLKEEEETRISARVEAERVWLELYQIGHLGFGRVSFTGIHQ; the protein is encoded by the coding sequence atggaGGAGGAAAACCAAAAGTCGCATCGAGTTTCACGTAAAGACCAGAGTGGATCCCACTGGAGTCAAGGAGCCGATGAAGAGCCGAGAGCCAGATGCTCCGGGAAAAGGTGCCGGTCTTGGGCGGCGGCGGCGATCGCTGACTGCGTGGCGCTCTGCTGTTGTCCCTGCGCCGTGGTGAACATCTTCACTCTCGCCTTTGTTAAGGTCCCGTGGATGATAGGCCGGAAATGTATCGGCCGTGGTGGCCCGAGTAAGAAGCGGATGAAGAAAATCAACCGTGAGGATCGgtttcatcaccatcaccaccacagGAGGTCGGCCGAGATGGTGAGTGGTGGATGTTGCGGTGGcggagatggagatggagagtTCGATGACCATCGGTTTGTGGTGGAAAGAGACGGGAGTTTGACCAAAGAGGAAGCCAAAACGGCGTCGttaaaagaagaggaagagacgaGAATAAGTGCGAGAGTGGAAGCAGAGAGAGTTTGGTTAGAGTTGTATCAGATTGGGCATCTTGGCTTTGGTAGAGTCTCCTTCACTGGCATTCATCAATGA
- a CDS encoding uncharacterized protein (unknown protein; CONTAINS InterPro DOMAIN/s: Protein of unknown function DUF1645 (InterPro:IPR012442); BEST Arabidopsis thaliana protein match is: unknown protein (TAIR:AT5G14730.1); Has 69 Blast hits to 69 proteins in 9 species: Archae - 0; Bacteria - 0; Metazoa - 0; Fungi - 0; Plants - 69; Viruses - 0; Other Eukaryotes - 0 (source: NCBI BLink).), whose product MQDFSSTVSYSPSFSYYASGEFAAAAVKVSRENESYNIRDHESVKVNSVNDEDVDFEFETSPLHEETFVHFPTFKTNVVSTTNKTDKEAAAEKISERFPGNCLWSPLRSPAASKHSESSTSTPKRCRLKKFLTRSHSDGGVLPSSASKRCYTFKDLKRRSHSDGGGDTSKRSSPTVKVKNKTVSYKVGEGDKRRKSYLPYRQDLIGVFAVIRGLRR is encoded by the coding sequence ATGCAGGATTTTTCTTCAACGGTGTCGTATAGCCCAAGCTTCAGTTACTACGCTTCCGGTGAATTCGCCGCCGCTGCAGTTAAAGTTTCCCGCGAAAACGAAAGCTACAATATCAGAGATCATGAGTCCGTTAAAGTCAACTCCGTCAATGACGAAGACGTTGACTTCGAGTTTGAAACGTCGCCGTTACATGAAGAAACCTTCGTCCACTTCCCGACGTTCAAAACCAACGTCGTTTCCACTACTAACAAGACAGACAAAGAAGCCGCCGCTGAAAAAATATCGGAGCGTTTCCCCGGAAATTGTCTGTGGAGTCCACTCAGATCTCCGGCTGCTTCGAAACACTCAGAATCATCTACTAGCACACCGAAACGGTGCCGTTTGAAGAAATTTCTAACGAGAAGTCATAGCGACGGTGGTGTTTTGCCCTCAAGTGCATCAAAACGGTGCTATACTTTTAAGGATCTTAAGCGGAGGAGCCACAGCGACGGCGGCGGCGACACCAGTAAGAGGAGCTCGCCGACCGTGAAAGTTAAGAACAAAACGGTGTCGTATAAGGTCGGGGAAGGtgacaagagaagaaaatcttATTTGCCTTACCGGCAAGATTTGATCGGAGTTTTCGCCGTGATTAGAGGGTTACGTCGTTAA
- the CA1 gene encoding carbonic anhydrase 1, with amino-acid sequence MGTEAYDEAIEALKKLLIEKEELKTVAAAKVEQITAALQTGTSSDKKAFDPVETIKQGFIKFKKEKYETNPALYGELAKGQSPKYMVFACSDSRVCPSHVLDFQPGDAFVVRNIANMVPPFDKVKYGGVGAAIEYAVLHLKVENIVVIGHSACGGIKGLMSFPLDGNNSTDFIEDWVKICLPAKSKVISELGDSAFEDQCGRCEREAVNVSLANLLTYPFVREGLVKGTLALKGGYYDFVKGAFELWGLEFGLSETSSV; translated from the exons ATGGGAACCGAAGCATACGACGAGGCTATTGAAGCTCTCAAGAAGCTTCTCAT CGAGAAGGAAGAGCTAAAGACGGTTGCAGCGGCAAAGGTGGAGCAGATCACAGCGGCTCTTCAGACAGGTACTTCATCCGACAAGAAAGCTTTCGACCCCGTCGAAACCATTAAGCAGGGCTTCATCAAATTCAAGAAGGAGAAATACga AACCAACCCTGCTTTGTACGGTGAGCTCGCAAAGGGTCAAAGTCCTAag TACATGGTGTTTGCTTGTTCAGACTCACGTGTGTGTCCATCACACGTTCTGGACTTTCAGCCAGGAGATGCCTTCGTGGTCCGTAACATAGCCAACATGGTTCCTCCTTTCGACAAG GTCAAATACGGTGGCGTTGGAGCAGCCATTGAATACGCGGTCTTACACCTTAag GTGGAGAACATTGTGGTGATAGGACACAGTGCATGTGGTGGGATCAAAGGGCTTATGTCTTTCCCCTTAGATGGAAACAACTCCAC TGACTTCATAGAGGACTGGGTCAAAATCTGTTTACCAGCCAAGTCAAAGGTTATATCAGAACTTGGAGATTCAGCCTTTGAAGATCAATGTGGCCGATGTGAAAGG GAGGCGGTGAATGTTTCACTAGCAAACCTATTGACATATCCATTTGTGAGAGAAGGACTTGTGAAGGGAACACTTGCTTTGAAGGGAGGCTACTATGACTTCGTCAAGGGTGCTTTTGAGCTTTGGGGACTTGAATTTGGCCTCTCCGAAACTAGCTCTGTATGA
- the LSF1 gene encoding uncharacterized protein (like SEX4 1): MLVEKTGSFSLVLERPFSPFPIQYLLHLSDLDLLYNRGRVSFVTWNKNLLSSNLRASSQGSGNSGYAAFSSKFFTPQGWKLLNRQSNSFQSGTKKNILSPPISPLVSVFSEDVPGDGEWGYGNFPLEEYIKALDRSKGELSYNHALGMRYSKITEQIYVGSCIQTEEDVENLSEAGITAILNFQGGTEAQNWGIDSQSINDACQKSEVLMINYPIKDADSFDLRKKLPLCVGLLLRLLKKNHRVFVTCTTGFDRSSACVIAYLHWMTDTSLHAAYSFVTGLHACKPDRPAIAWATWDLIAMVDDGKHDGTPTHSVTFVWNGHEGEEVLLVGDFTGNWKEPIKATHKGGPRFETEVRLTQGKYYYKYIINGDWRHSATSPTERDDRGNTNNIIVVGDVANVRPTIQQPRKDANIIKVIERVLTESERFRLAKAARCIAFSVCPIRLCPKS; encoded by the exons ATGCTGGTAGAGAAAACTGGATCCTTTAGCCTTGTTCTTGAAAGACCATTCTCTCCCTTTCCCATTCAGTATCTGCTTCATTTGAGCGACCTTGATTTGCTCTATAACAGAGGGCGTGTGTCTTTTGTTACTTGGAACAAAAACCTCTTATCATCGAATCTCAGAGCATCATCACAAGGCAGTGGTAACTCTGGCTATGCTGCGTTTTCCTCCAAATTCTTTACTCCTCAGGGATGGAAACTTTTGAATAGACAGAGCAATTCCTTTCAGTCAGGGACTAAGAAGAACATTCTTTCTCCACCTATCAGTCCACTGGTCTCTGTCTTTTCAGAAGATGTTCCTGGAGATGGGGAATGGGGTTATGGGAATTTCCCTTTAGAGGAATACATCAAAGCCCTTGACCGTTCTAAAGGAGAGCTTTCTTATAACCATGCTCTTGGAATGCGCTACAGTAAG ATTACAGAGCAAATATATGTTGGCTCTTGCATACAAACAGAAGAGGATGTGGAAAACTTGTCGGAAGCT GGAATTACTGCCATACTAAATTTCCAAGGTGGAACTGAAGCTCAAAACTGGGGGATCGATTCACAAAGTATCAATGATGCATGCCAGAAATCTGAAGTCTTAATGATCAACTACCCTATAAA GGATGCAGATTCCTTTGATCTTAGGAAGAAGCTACCACTTTGTGTTGGGCTCTTACTACGGTTACTGAAAAAGAACCATCGTGTCTTTGTAACTTGTACCACTGGTTTTGACCGGTCATCCGCTTGTGTGATTGCTTATCTGCACTGGATGACTGATACCTCTCTTCATGCTGCTTATAGTTTCGTTACTGGATTGCACGCTTGCAAACCTGACAG ACCTGCAATTGCTTGGGCAACATGGGATCTTATCGCTATGGTGGACGATGGCAAACATGATGGGACTCCAACACACTCTGTAACCTTTGTGTGGAATGGACATGAG GGGGAGGAGGTATTGTTGGTTGGGGATTTCACAGGAAATTGGAAAGAACCGATAAAAGCAACGCACAAAGGCGGTCCACGTTTTGAAACTGAAGTTAGACTTACACAGGGAAA ATACTACTACAAGTACATAATCAACGGTGATTGGAGGCATTCAGCAACTTCACCAACGGAAAGAGATGACCGAGGAAACACGAACAATATAATTGTAGTTGGTGATGTTGCTAACGTCAGGCCTACAATTCAACAACCAAGAAAG GATGCAAATATCATAAAGGTGATCGAGAGAGTGTTAACAGAGAGCGAAAGATTTAGGCTGGCGAAAGCAGCTCGGTGTATCGCATTCTCAGTTTGTCCAATAAGACTATGCCCAAAGTCGtag
- the CA1 gene encoding carbonic anhydrase 1 (carbonic anhydrase 1 (CA1); FUNCTIONS IN: carbonate dehydratase activity, zinc ion binding; INVOLVED IN: in 6 processes; LOCATED IN: in 8 components; EXPRESSED IN: 23 plant structures; EXPRESSED DURING: 14 growth stages; CONTAINS InterPro DOMAIN/s: Carbonic anhydrase, prokaryotic-like, conserved site (InterPro:IPR015892), Carbonic anhydrase (InterPro:IPR001765); BEST Arabidopsis thaliana protein match is: carbonic anhydrase 2 (TAIR:AT5G14740.1); Has 5061 Blast hits to 5044 proteins in 1509 species: Archae - 36; Bacteria - 3893; Metazoa - 59; Fungi - 207; Plants - 363; Viruses - 0; Other Eukaryotes - 503 (source: NCBI BLink).) — MSTAPLSGFFLTSLSPSQSSLQKLSLRTSSTVACLPPASSSSSSSSSSSSRSVPTLIRNEPVFAAPAPIIAPYWSEEMGTEAYDEAIEALKKLLIEKEELKTVAAAKVEQITAALQTGTSSDKKAFDPVETIKQGFIKFKKEKYETNPALYGELAKGQSPKYMVFACSDSRVCPSHVLDFQPGDAFVVRNIANMVPPFDKVKYGGVGAAIEYAVLHLKVENIVVIGHSACGGIKGLMSFPLDGNNSTDFIEDWVKICLPAKSKVISELGDSAFEDQCGRCEREAVNVSLANLLTYPFVREGLVKGTLALKGGYYDFVKGAFELWGLEFGLSETSSVKDVATILHWKL, encoded by the exons ATGTCGACCGCTCCTCTCTCCGGCTTCTTTCTCACTTCactttctccttctcaatcTTCTCTCCAGAAACTCTCTCTTCGTACTTCTTCCACCGTCGCTTGCCTCCCACccgcctcttcttcttcctcatcttcctcctcctcgtcTTCCCGTTCCGTTCCAACGCTTATCCGTAACGAGCCAGTTTTTGCCGCTCCTGCTCCTATCATTGCCCCTTATTGG AGTGAAGAGATGGGAACCGAAGCATACGACGAGGCTATTGAAGCTCTCAAGAAGCTTCTCAT CGAGAAGGAAGAGCTAAAGACGGTTGCAGCGGCAAAGGTGGAGCAGATCACAGCGGCTCTTCAGACAGGTACTTCATCCGACAAGAAAGCTTTCGACCCCGTCGAAACCATTAAGCAGGGCTTCATCAAATTCAAGAAGGAGAAATACga AACCAACCCTGCTTTGTACGGTGAGCTCGCAAAGGGTCAAAGTCCTAag TACATGGTGTTTGCTTGTTCAGACTCACGTGTGTGTCCATCACACGTTCTGGACTTTCAGCCAGGAGATGCCTTCGTGGTCCGTAACATAGCCAACATGGTTCCTCCTTTCGACAAG GTCAAATACGGTGGCGTTGGAGCAGCCATTGAATACGCGGTCTTACACCTTAag GTGGAGAACATTGTGGTGATAGGACACAGTGCATGTGGTGGGATCAAAGGGCTTATGTCTTTCCCCTTAGATGGAAACAACTCCAC TGACTTCATAGAGGACTGGGTCAAAATCTGTTTACCAGCCAAGTCAAAGGTTATATCAGAACTTGGAGATTCAGCCTTTGAAGATCAATGTGGCCGATGTGAAAGG GAGGCGGTGAATGTTTCACTAGCAAACCTATTGACATATCCATTTGTGAGAGAAGGACTTGTGAAGGGAACACTTGCTTTGAAGGGAGGCTACTATGACTTCGTCAAGGGTGCTTTTGAGCTTTGGGGACTTGAATTTGGCCTCTCCGAAACTAGCTCT GTTAAAGATGTGGCTACCATACTACATTGGAAGCTGTAG
- the CA1 gene encoding carbonic anhydrase 1 (carbonic anhydrase 1 (CA1); FUNCTIONS IN: carbonate dehydratase activity, zinc ion binding; INVOLVED IN: in 6 processes; LOCATED IN: in 8 components; EXPRESSED IN: 22 plant structures; EXPRESSED DURING: 14 growth stages; CONTAINS InterPro DOMAIN/s: Carbonic anhydrase, prokaryotic-like, conserved site (InterPro:IPR015892), Carbonic anhydrase (InterPro:IPR001765); BEST Arabidopsis thaliana protein match is: carbonic anhydrase 2 (TAIR:AT5G14740.1); Has 5133 Blast hits to 5116 proteins in 1526 species: Archae - 36; Bacteria - 3970; Metazoa - 59; Fungi - 207; Plants - 361; Viruses - 0; Other Eukaryotes - 500 (source: NCBI BLink).): MGTEAYDEAIEALKKLLIEKEELKTVAAAKVEQITAALQTGTSSDKKAFDPVETIKQGFIKFKKEKYETNPALYGELAKGQSPKYMVFACSDSRVCPSHVLDFQPGDAFVVRNIANMVPPFDKVKYGGVGAAIEYAVLHLKVENIVVIGHSACGGIKGLMSFPLDGNNSTDFIEDWVKICLPAKSKVISELGDSAFEDQCGRCEREAVNVSLANLLTYPFVREGLVKGTLALKGGYYDFVKGAFELWGLEFGLSETSSVKDVATILHWKL; encoded by the exons ATGGGAACCGAAGCATACGACGAGGCTATTGAAGCTCTCAAGAAGCTTCTCAT CGAGAAGGAAGAGCTAAAGACGGTTGCAGCGGCAAAGGTGGAGCAGATCACAGCGGCTCTTCAGACAGGTACTTCATCCGACAAGAAAGCTTTCGACCCCGTCGAAACCATTAAGCAGGGCTTCATCAAATTCAAGAAGGAGAAATACga AACCAACCCTGCTTTGTACGGTGAGCTCGCAAAGGGTCAAAGTCCTAag TACATGGTGTTTGCTTGTTCAGACTCACGTGTGTGTCCATCACACGTTCTGGACTTTCAGCCAGGAGATGCCTTCGTGGTCCGTAACATAGCCAACATGGTTCCTCCTTTCGACAAG GTCAAATACGGTGGCGTTGGAGCAGCCATTGAATACGCGGTCTTACACCTTAag GTGGAGAACATTGTGGTGATAGGACACAGTGCATGTGGTGGGATCAAAGGGCTTATGTCTTTCCCCTTAGATGGAAACAACTCCAC TGACTTCATAGAGGACTGGGTCAAAATCTGTTTACCAGCCAAGTCAAAGGTTATATCAGAACTTGGAGATTCAGCCTTTGAAGATCAATGTGGCCGATGTGAAAGG GAGGCGGTGAATGTTTCACTAGCAAACCTATTGACATATCCATTTGTGAGAGAAGGACTTGTGAAGGGAACACTTGCTTTGAAGGGAGGCTACTATGACTTCGTCAAGGGTGCTTTTGAGCTTTGGGGACTTGAATTTGGCCTCTCCGAAACTAGCTCT GTTAAAGATGTGGCTACCATACTACATTGGAAGCTGTAG
- the LSF1 gene encoding uncharacterized protein (like SEX4 1 (LSF1); FUNCTIONS IN: protein tyrosine/serine/threonine phosphatase activity; INVOLVED IN: starch catabolic process; LOCATED IN: starch grain, chloroplast, chloroplast stroma; EXPRESSED IN: 23 plant structures; EXPRESSED DURING: 13 growth stages; CONTAINS InterPro DOMAIN/s: Dual specificity phosphatase, catalytic domain (InterPro:IPR000340), PDZ/DHR/GLGF (InterPro:IPR001478), Dual specificity phosphatase, subgroup, catalytic domain (InterPro:IPR020422); BEST Arabidopsis thaliana protein match is: dual specificity protein phosphatase (DsPTP1) family protein (TAIR:AT3G52180.1); Has 834 Blast hits to 834 proteins in 152 species: Archae - 0; Bacteria - 14; Metazoa - 310; Fungi - 61; Plants - 322; Viruses - 12; Other Eukaryotes - 115 (source: NCBI BLink).), giving the protein MAFLQQISGLGALERSCPSIMIGSSFRSGNGRVFDGRGIAYLGSREKFGFNRRRRVVLRVVAMSSSSTPFKMNLNEYMVTLEKPLGIRFALSADGKIFVHAIKKGSNAEKARIIMVGDTLKKASDSSGGTLVEIKDFGDTKKMLVEKTGSFSLVLERPFSPFPIQYLLHLSDLDLLYNRGRVSFVTWNKNLLSSNLRASSQGSGNSGYAAFSSKFFTPQGWKLLNRQSNSFQSGTKKNILSPPISPLVSVFSEDVPGDGEWGYGNFPLEEYIKALDRSKGELSYNHALGMRYSKITEQIYVGSCIQTEEDVENLSEAGITAILNFQGGTEAQNWGIDSQSINDACQKSEVLMINYPIKDADSFDLRKKLPLCVGLLLRLLKKNHRVFVTCTTGFDRSSACVIAYLHWMTDTSLHAAYSFVTGLHACKPDRPAIAWATWDLIAMVDDGKHDGTPTHSVTFVWNGHEGEEVLLVGDFTGNWKEPIKATHKGGPRFETEVRLTQGKYYYKYIINGDWRHSATSPTERDDRGNTNNIIVVGDVANVRPTIQQPRKDANIIKVIERVLTESERFRLAKAARCIAFSVCPIRLCPKS; this is encoded by the exons ATGGCGTTTCTTCAACAAATCTCCGGTTTAGGAGCTCTCGAACGATCTTGTCCGTCAATTATGATCGGATCTTCATTCCGGAGCGGTAATGGCCGTGTATTCGACGGAAGAGGAATTGCGTACTTGGGTTCGAGGGAAAAGTTCGGATTCAACAGACGAAGAAGAGTCGTTCTTAGAGTTGTTGCGATGTCGTCTTCTTCTACTCCGTTCAAAATGAATTTGAATGAGTATATGGTCACTCTCGAGAAGCCCCTCGGGATTCGCTTCGCACTTTCAGCAGATGGCAAGATCTTCGTCCACGCCATCAAAAAAGGG aGCAATGCGGAGAAGGCGAGAATCATCATGGTAGGAGATACACTCAAGAAGGCTAGTGATTCTTCTGGTGGTACTCTTGTGGAAATCAAGGATTTTGGTGATACCAA GAAGATGCTGGTAGAGAAAACTGGATCCTTTAGCCTTGTTCTTGAAAGACCATTCTCTCCCTTTCCCATTCAGTATCTGCTTCATTTGAGCGACCTTGATTTGCTCTATAACAGAGGGCGTGTGTCTTTTGTTACTTGGAACAAAAACCTCTTATCATCGAATCTCAGAGCATCATCACAAGGCAGTGGTAACTCTGGCTATGCTGCGTTTTCCTCCAAATTCTTTACTCCTCAGGGATGGAAACTTTTGAATAGACAGAGCAATTCCTTTCAGTCAGGGACTAAGAAGAACATTCTTTCTCCACCTATCAGTCCACTGGTCTCTGTCTTTTCAGAAGATGTTCCTGGAGATGGGGAATGGGGTTATGGGAATTTCCCTTTAGAGGAATACATCAAAGCCCTTGACCGTTCTAAAGGAGAGCTTTCTTATAACCATGCTCTTGGAATGCGCTACAGTAAG ATTACAGAGCAAATATATGTTGGCTCTTGCATACAAACAGAAGAGGATGTGGAAAACTTGTCGGAAGCT GGAATTACTGCCATACTAAATTTCCAAGGTGGAACTGAAGCTCAAAACTGGGGGATCGATTCACAAAGTATCAATGATGCATGCCAGAAATCTGAAGTCTTAATGATCAACTACCCTATAAA GGATGCAGATTCCTTTGATCTTAGGAAGAAGCTACCACTTTGTGTTGGGCTCTTACTACGGTTACTGAAAAAGAACCATCGTGTCTTTGTAACTTGTACCACTGGTTTTGACCGGTCATCCGCTTGTGTGATTGCTTATCTGCACTGGATGACTGATACCTCTCTTCATGCTGCTTATAGTTTCGTTACTGGATTGCACGCTTGCAAACCTGACAG ACCTGCAATTGCTTGGGCAACATGGGATCTTATCGCTATGGTGGACGATGGCAAACATGATGGGACTCCAACACACTCTGTAACCTTTGTGTGGAATGGACATGAG GGGGAGGAGGTATTGTTGGTTGGGGATTTCACAGGAAATTGGAAAGAACCGATAAAAGCAACGCACAAAGGCGGTCCACGTTTTGAAACTGAAGTTAGACTTACACAGGGAAA ATACTACTACAAGTACATAATCAACGGTGATTGGAGGCATTCAGCAACTTCACCAACGGAAAGAGATGACCGAGGAAACACGAACAATATAATTGTAGTTGGTGATGTTGCTAACGTCAGGCCTACAATTCAACAACCAAGAAAG GATGCAAATATCATAAAGGTGATCGAGAGAGTGTTAACAGAGAGCGAAAGATTTAGGCTGGCGAAAGCAGCTCGGTGTATCGCATTCTCAGTTTGTCCAATAAGACTATGCCCAAAGTCGtag